One stretch of Toxoplasma gondii ME49 chromosome XI, whole genome shotgun sequence DNA includes these proteins:
- a CDS encoding PSP protein (encoded by transcript TGME49_314740): MRGKAERGGRELLSTMATESASALSNGTSADRGASQEGLSSALKELRKQNPGEVSKLLRLLKRKKARQNRGQRQLQSAVEAEREQLRKCVSLKSSGRQLLGAPQPMGGRRHLRGGGQRAGTLADAIDEGDEDETESEDEGESPKRADGAQGLASTTEPGESSEEEETSVGDAVEVEYVVADETEGPNGDVAREFFGEVFDRFRTAEEEEEEEEEEEEEEEGVREKGQDLTLEDEDEDESEDAPKAEKGKKLTKKQKKLMSRPSLAELKQKTNRPDMVEIWDTTSSDPEFLVYLKGLRNTVAVPLHWSQKRRYLQWKRGFEKPPFKLPPHIEATKISEVRSALVEAESQKSLRQRMREKVRPKQNRLAIDYQVLHDCFFKHAVKPALTGFGDLYYEGKEFEKKNRNFTPGQLSDRLKQALGMGPLAPTPWLINMQRYGPPPAYPRLKLPGLNAPIPAGCTYGYHAGGWGKPPVNEFGQPLFDAEGEEVAAEEEEPEQVPSLLWGELPDLGEEEEEEEEAGEGKEGAQAGVAGGETPFLEGISSLGGATSLSSGLDSPASFDLRRRPDGASSVASSAKPYTILTPQDVPVGQQQGQLFGVKHTYKIPSTLPGNAGTATPSGHLTPRNLLSGAATPSGVRTPFTGGARTPLVGPGGSASFGSAPGTPFLGGASGAQTPARGAGFRTPAGVTVSLNPNEMEQEGVFTADVIRQQLRQHEEAAARAKQAAGQVDPADTRKRKGDEIRGTQTVTKSKKKKQFKF; encoded by the exons ATGCGAGGGAAGGcggaaagaggagggagagaact ACTTTCCACGATGGCGACGGAGAGTGCGTCTGCGCTGTCCAACGGGACTTCCGCCGACAGGGGCGCTTCGCAAGAAGGCCTTTCGTCGGCGCTGAAGGAGCTCCGGAAGCAGAACCCCGGGGAAGTGTCGAAGCTCCTGCGGctgctgaagaggaagaaggccagACAGAACcggggacagagacagctgcagagcGCGGTGGAGGCCGAGCGCGAGCAACTGAGGAAGTGCGTTTCGCTCAAGTCGTCGGGCCGCCAGCTCCTTGGAGCCCCGCAGCCGATGGGgggacggagacacctccGCGGGGGGGGTCAGCGCGCGGGGACTCTCGCAGACGCGATCGACGAGGGTGACGAAGATGAGaccgagagcgaagacgagggggAGTCTCCGAAGCGCGCAGACGGAGCGCAGGGCCTCGCTTCGACGACCGAGCCGGGAGAGAgctccgaggaagaagagacgagcgTCGGGGACGCAGTGGAAGTCGAGTACGTGGTCGCCGACGAGACGGAAGGCCCGAACGGAGACGTCGCGAGGGAGTTCTTCGGTGAGGTCTTCGACCGATTCAGAACcgctgaggaagaggaagaagaggaagaagaagaggaagaggaagaggaaggcgtcAGGGAGAAGGGCCAGGATCTCACGCttgaggacgaagacgaggacgagagcgaggacgcaccgaaggcggagaaaggaaagaaactcacgaagaaacagaagaagctgaTGAGTCGACCCTCGCTCGCGGAACTGAAGCAAAAGACGAACCGCCCAGACATGGTCGAAATCTGGGATACCACCAGCAGCGACCCAGAATTCCTCGTCTACCTCAAGGGGTTGCGAAACACAGTTGCAGTCCCCCTCCACTGGtcacagaaacgcagataTCTTCAGTGGAAAAGAGGATTCGAAAAACCTCCGTTCAAACTGCCTC ctcacatcgaggcgacgaagatCAGCGAGGTCCGCTCGGCGTTGGTCGAGGCGGAGAGTCAGAAAAGTCTCCGCCAGAGAATGAGGGAGAAAGTTCGGCCGAAGCAGAACCGCCTCGCCATCGACTATCAG GTGCTCCACGACTGTTTCTTCAAGCACGCAGTGAAGCCGGCACTCACGGGCTTCGGCGATTTGTACTACGAAGGCAAAGAATTCGAAAAGAAGAACCGAAACTTCACTCCAGGGCAACTCTCCGATCGCCTCAAGCAAGCGCTCGGCATGGGCCCTCTTGCACCTACACCATGGCTGATCAACATGCAGAG ATACGGTCCGCCGCCGGCGTATCCGCGGCTGAAGCTGCCTGGACTGAACGCGCCGATTCCCgcggggtgtacgtacgGCTACCACGCAGGCGGGTGGGGGAAGCCGCCCGTGAATGAATTCGGTCAACCGCTCTTCGACGCTGAGGGCGAGGAAGTCgcggcagaggaggaagagcctGAACAGGTTCCTAGCTTGCTCTGGGGAGAGCTCCCGGACcttggagaggaagaggaggaagaggaggaag CtggagaggggaaggaaggCGCCCAGGCAGGA GTTGCAGGTGGGGAGACGCCGTTCTTGGAGGGGATTTCGAGTTTGGGAGGCGcgacgtctctgtcttcgggTCTGGATTCTCCAGCCTCGTTCGACCTGCGGCGACGCCCAGACGGCGCTTCCTCCGTCGCGTCTTCGGCAAAACCGTACACGATTCTGACCCCGCAAGACGTGCCTGTGGGCCAGCAGCAAGGTCAGCTGTTCGGCGTCAAACACACCTACAAAATTCCCTCGACTTTGCCCGGAAACGCGGGCACCGCCACTCCCAGCGGCCATCTCACCCCGCGCAATCTGCTCTCCGGCGCGGCCACGccttcgggtgtacgtacaccctTCACGGGCGGCGCGCGGACGCCCCTTGTCGGCCCCGGCGGCTCTGCGTCCTTCGGCTCCGCGCCGGGCACGCCGTTCCTGGGCGGCGCGAGCGGCGCGCAAACCCCAGCGAGAGGCGCAGGCTTCCGGACTCCCGCCGGCGTCACCGTCAGTTTGAATCCAAACGAAATGG